Proteins found in one Triticum aestivum cultivar Chinese Spring chromosome 4D, IWGSC CS RefSeq v2.1, whole genome shotgun sequence genomic segment:
- the LOC123099151 gene encoding uncharacterized protein isoform X1, whose product MFSAVFHHAGWPSRGASARPGAAPSTSAASCARACSRSRSPASSSSSTPMRSRSSSPAPLPHRPIPSSTSSLYVVNPATRRWDLLPPRRCPADPKRVTFWSNDYLAFDPAVSSHFQVLSIPYLRPSTHIQLDPLVEKSEWPPSTYILDVFLSKSDRWEERPFVREGDVAGIVAEARQDHPYGWSSAKRGAAYWRQALYVHCQPNAVKRISLSDDKYRVIKL is encoded by the exons ATGTTCTCCGCCGTCTTCCACCACGCTGGCTGGCCAAGTCGCGGTGCGTCTGCAAGGCCTGGCGCCGCACCGTCGACGAGCGCCGCATCCTGCGCCCGGGCCTGCTCCCGCTCACGCTCGCCGGCATCTTCATCCAGTTCGACTCCCATGCGTTCCCGGAGTTCTTCGCCCGCCCCTCTCCCTCATCGGCCAATACCAAGCTCGACTTCCAGCCTGTACGTGGTCAACCCCGCCACGCGACGCTGGGATCTTTTGCCTCCACGCCGGTGTCCGGCCGATCCAAAACGGGTCACCTTTTGGTCCAACGACTATCTAGCCTTCGATCCTGCCGTGTCGTCCCACTTCCAAGTGCTCAGCATTCCCTATTTGCGGCCATCTACACACATCCAATTAGACCCCTTGGTGGAGAAATCCGAATGGCCGCCATCTACATACATCCTGGATGTCTTCTTGTCAAAGTCGGATCGCTGGGAGGAGAGGCCTTTTGTCAGAGAAGGTGATGTTGCAGGGATCGTCGCCGAGGCACGACAAGATCACCCCTACGGATGGTCATCGGCCAAACGTGGCGCTGCCTACTGGCGACAAGCACTTTATGTGCACTGCCAGCCTAATGCTGTCAAGAG GATATCCCTTTCCGATGACAAGTACCGTGTGATTAAACTATGA